The Glycine soja cultivar W05 chromosome 6, ASM419377v2, whole genome shotgun sequence genome has a window encoding:
- the LOC114414698 gene encoding protein MIZU-KUSSEI 1-like — protein sequence MPSVHSSPCYSMENPALASLLGQTRGENKRSKLSSGGGLLKMLKLFPMLSSGCKMVALLGRPRKMLKDSATTGTIFGYRKGRVSLAIQEDTRQMPIFLIELPMMASALNKEMASDIVRIALESETKSNKKKLLEEFVWAVYCNGRKVGYSIRRKQMSDDELHVMQHLRGVSMGAGVLPTSSDHKDCDGEMTYIRASFQRVVGSMDSQALYIINPDATAHGPELSIFFLRPH from the coding sequence ATGCCATCCGTGCATTCTAGTCCGTGTTACTCGATGGAAAACCCGGCTTTAGCATCGCTACTAGGGCAGACGAGAGGGGAAAACAAGCGTAGCAAGTTGTCGAGCGGAGGAGGGCTTTTGAAAATGTTGAAGCTGTTTCCCATGTTGAGTTCGGGATGCAAGATGGTGGCACTGCTGGGAAGACCACGAAAGATGCTAAAGGACAGTGCGACAACGGGGACAATCTTCGGTTACCGGAAGGGGAGGGTGAGTTTGGCGATACAGGAGGACACGCGCCAAATGCCGATATTTCTTATAGAGTTGCCAATGATGGCGAGCGCCTTGAACAAGGAGATGGCGTCGGACATAGTGAGGATTGCGCTGGAGAGCGAGACCAAGAGCAACAAGAAGAAGCTTCTGGAGGAGTTCGTGTGGGCTGTGTATTGCAATGGGAGGAAAGTTGGCTACTCCATAAGGAGGAAGCAAATGAGCGACGATGAGCTTCACGTCATGCAGCATTTGAGAGGGGTTTCCATGGGAGCAGGGGTTCTCCCCACCTCATCGGATCATAAGGATTGCGATGGGGAAATGACTTACATCAGGGCCAGCTTTCAGAGGGTCGTTGGCTCCATGGATTCCCAAGCCTTGTATATCATTAATCCTGATGCCACTGCTCATGGCCCTGAGTTGAGTATCTTCTTTCTTAGACCTCACtag
- the LOC114414699 gene encoding uncharacterized protein LOC114414699 produces the protein MEVLSSHSPSSNDPFDFNRARISPYLSAPSSPKRFGQFYYLSAPSSPSKDFDLAAHDDDAFAFFVTGESKSPRSAAELFDGGKIKPLSEDDSSESAKSPLLPAKRSSIAQGKKAIREAFSTRKKKEEGDLSEEEQETRGRDRTASSSRVTRSLSPCNRISHYTWDEERNQSQSNKADSLSKTSRRWRLTDFLLFRSASEGRGSSKDPLRKFPTFYKKPEDPKASNPGPKARRKEPLSAHELHYARKKAETEDLKKRTFLPYKQGILGRLAGFGSK, from the coding sequence ATGGAAGTCCTCAGCAGCCACAGTCCCTCTTCGAACGACCCCTTCGATTTCAATCGTGCAAGGATTTCCCCCTATCTCAGCGCTCCTTCTTCTCCCAAGCGTTTTGGCCAATTTTATTACCTAAGCGCCCCCTCAAGCCCTTCTAAAGATTTTGATCTTGCGGCTCACGATGATGATGCCTTCGCCTTTTTCGTTACTGGGGAATCCAAGAGCCCTCGATCCGCGGCAGAGCTTTTCGACGGCGGCAAAATCAAGCCGCTGAGCGAGGATGATTCCTCGGAGTCTGCTAAAAGCCCACTTCTCCCTGCCAAACGATCTTCCATAGCCCAAGGCAAGAAGGCCATTCGCGAAGCCTTCTCGacgagaaagaagaaagaagagggagATTTAAGTGAAGAAGAACAAGAGACACGAGGGAGAGATAGGACTGCGAGTTCTAGTAGGGTCACGCGTTCTCTCTCTCCTTGTAACAGAATATCTCACTACACGTGGGACGAGGAACGCAACCAATCGCAGAGCAACAAAGCCGACTCGCTTTCTAAGACTTCCAGGAGATGGAGGCTCACTGACTTTTTGCTGTTCCGCAGCGCCTCCGAAGGAAGAGGTTCCAGCAAGGACCCCTTGAGAAAGTTCCCCACTTTCTACAAGAAGCCCGAAGACCCAAAAGCTTCCAACCCAGGCCCAAAGGCTAGGAGAAAGGAACCCCTCTCCGCGCATGAATTGCACTACGCCAGAAAGAAAGCGGAAACAGAGGATTTGAAGAAGAGAACCTTTTTGCCATACAAACAGGGGATCTTGGGAAGGTTGGCTGGCTTCGGATCAAAATGA
- the LOC114414700 gene encoding uncharacterized protein LOC114414700 isoform X1 codes for MNTSVRPRLLHRKKAPTLLSHEKAEMRGSSRGGENNAAKGGKASSKDRKLALQQDVDRLKKKLSREENIHRALERAFNRPLGALPRLPPYLPPYTLGLLAEVAVLEEEIVRLEEQVVHFRQDLYQEAVYMSSSKMKLEQSAGVNNANPTSSPKLGKLKSLSQSMDDTATSETRPTTTLPKDRHGKENQSCTSSSKSSKQSICKGQTTKSPIKKLPIDNKSLQKRRDPPKKQQELRLKDQPIAEVRNLRENPQGDECPNIISENILKCLSNIILRMSAAKNLDSTADVPPFRTPKSKNCVEGSEFWDPYSICLEFGKRDSGPFKQLRSIEAKSFDPKRTAKSLFLLHRLKLLLRKLACVNIENLNHQEKLAFWINIYNSCMMNAYLEKGIPESPEMVVALMHKATINVGGHLLSATTIEHCILRLPYHWKFLNSKQTLSKGGKNHETYGLELSEPLVTFALSCGTWSSPAVRIYRASQVENELEMAKKEYLQAAVGISISKFLIPKLLDWYLLDFAKDLESLLDWICLQLPSDVGKEAIKFLEKRKTEPLSQYVQIMPYEFNFRYLLCT; via the exons ATGAACACCAGCGTCAGGCCGAGGCTGCTGCATAGGAAAAAAGCTCCAACGCTGTTGTCACATGAAAAG GCAGAGATGCGGGGAAGCTCGCGAGGGGGAGAAAATAATGCTGCTAAGGGTGGAAAAGCATCGAGCAAAGACAGAAAATTGGCTTTGCAACAAGAT GTTGACAGGTTGAAGAAGAAGCTTAGCCGTGAGGAGAACATCCACAGAGCATTAGAGAGAGCTTTCAACAGACCTTTGGGAGCTTTGCCTCGTCTTCCTCCCTATCTCCCTCCTTAT ACACTAGGACTTCTGGCTGAGGTGGCAGTGCTGGAAGAAGAAATTGTTAGGCTTGAAGAGCAGGTTGTGCATTTCAGGCAGGACTTGTACCAGGAAGCTGTCTACATGTCATCCTCTAAGATGAAACTTGAGCAATCTGCAGGTGTGAACAATGCAAACCCAACTAGTAGTCCCAAACTGGGTAAATTGAAGTCCCTATCCCAGTCAATGGATGATACTGCAACATCTGAAACTAGGCCTACAACAACACTTCCAA AGGATAGACATGGAAAAGAGAACCAATCATGTACTAGTTCTTCCAAGAGCAGCAAGCAATCCATATGTAAAGGTCAAACTACAAAATCGCCGATTAAGAAACTTCCCATTGACAATAAATCACTGCAGAAACGTCGGGATCCTCCAAAAAAGCAG CAAGAACTAAGGCTGAAGGACCAGCCAATTGCGGAAGTAAGAAATCTACGTGAAAATCCACAAGGGGATGAATGTCCAAATATAATCTCTGAAAATATTCTTAAGTGTTTATCAAACATTATCTTGAGAATGAGTGCTGCAAAAAATTTGGATTCTACAGCTGATGTACCACCCTTTAGGACTCCAAAATCTAAAAACTGTGTAGAAGGAAGTGAGTTTTGGGATCCTTATAGTATCTGTTTGGAATTTGGAAAGAGGGATAGTGGTCCATTCAAGCAATTACGTTCAATTGAAGCTAAATCATTCGATCCAAAACGAACTGCAAAGTCTTTGTTTTTACTGCATCGGTTGAA GCTTCTTCTGAGAAAACTAGCTTGTGTCAACATCGAGAACCTCAACCACCAGGAGAAGCTTGCCTTCTGGATCAACATCTACAATTCATGTATGATGAAT GCGTACCTAGAAAAGGGTATACCAGAGAGTCCTGAAATGGTTGTTGCGCTGATGCACAAG GCAACGATAAATGTGGGTGGACACTTGCTAAGTGCAACAACTATAGAACATTGCATTTTAAGACTTCCTTATCACTGGAAATTT CTAAATTCTAAACAGACATTATCGAAGGGAGGGAAAAATCATGAAACTTATGGACTGGAATTGTCAGAACCTCTAGTGACATTTGCTCTATCCTGTGGAACTTGGTCCTCTCCTGCT GTGAGAATTTACAGAGCATCTCAGGTTGAGAACGAACTTGAAATggcaaaaaaagaatatttgcaGGCTGCAGTTGGAATTTCGATATCAAAGTTCCTTATCCCGAAGTTGCTGGATTGGTATTTACTGGACTTTGCAAAAGACTTGGAATCATTGCTGGATTGGATATGCCTCCAACTACCAAGTGATGTGGGGAAAGAAGCCATTAAGTTccttgagaaaagaaaaaccgAGCCCCTCTCACAATATGTACAGATTATGCCATATGAGTTCAATTTTAGATACTTGCTTTGCACATAG
- the LOC114414700 gene encoding uncharacterized protein LOC114414700 isoform X2 → MNTSVRPRLLHRKKAPTLLSHEKAEMRGSSRGGENNAAKGGKASSKDRKLALQQDVDRLKKKLSREENIHRALERAFNRPLGALPRLPPYLPPYTLGLLAEVAVLEEEIVRLEEQVVHFRQDLYQEAVYMSSSKMKLEQSAGVNNANPTSSPKLGKLKSLSQSMDDTATSETRPTTTLPKDRHGKENQSCTSSSKSSKQSICKGQTTKSPIKKLPIDNKSLQKRRDPPKKQQELRLKDQPIAEVRNLRENPQGDECPNIISENILKCLSNIILRMSAAKNLDSTADVPPFRTPKSKNCVEGSEFWDPYSICLEFGKRDSGPFKQLRSIEAKSFDPKRTAKSLFLLHRLKLLLRKLACVNIENLNHQEKLAFWINIYNSCMMNAYLEKGIPESPEMVVALMHKATINVGGHLLSATTIEHCILRLPYHWKFTLSKGGKNHETYGLELSEPLVTFALSCGTWSSPAVRIYRASQVENELEMAKKEYLQAAVGISISKFLIPKLLDWYLLDFAKDLESLLDWICLQLPSDVGKEAIKFLEKRKTEPLSQYVQIMPYEFNFRYLLCT, encoded by the exons ATGAACACCAGCGTCAGGCCGAGGCTGCTGCATAGGAAAAAAGCTCCAACGCTGTTGTCACATGAAAAG GCAGAGATGCGGGGAAGCTCGCGAGGGGGAGAAAATAATGCTGCTAAGGGTGGAAAAGCATCGAGCAAAGACAGAAAATTGGCTTTGCAACAAGAT GTTGACAGGTTGAAGAAGAAGCTTAGCCGTGAGGAGAACATCCACAGAGCATTAGAGAGAGCTTTCAACAGACCTTTGGGAGCTTTGCCTCGTCTTCCTCCCTATCTCCCTCCTTAT ACACTAGGACTTCTGGCTGAGGTGGCAGTGCTGGAAGAAGAAATTGTTAGGCTTGAAGAGCAGGTTGTGCATTTCAGGCAGGACTTGTACCAGGAAGCTGTCTACATGTCATCCTCTAAGATGAAACTTGAGCAATCTGCAGGTGTGAACAATGCAAACCCAACTAGTAGTCCCAAACTGGGTAAATTGAAGTCCCTATCCCAGTCAATGGATGATACTGCAACATCTGAAACTAGGCCTACAACAACACTTCCAA AGGATAGACATGGAAAAGAGAACCAATCATGTACTAGTTCTTCCAAGAGCAGCAAGCAATCCATATGTAAAGGTCAAACTACAAAATCGCCGATTAAGAAACTTCCCATTGACAATAAATCACTGCAGAAACGTCGGGATCCTCCAAAAAAGCAG CAAGAACTAAGGCTGAAGGACCAGCCAATTGCGGAAGTAAGAAATCTACGTGAAAATCCACAAGGGGATGAATGTCCAAATATAATCTCTGAAAATATTCTTAAGTGTTTATCAAACATTATCTTGAGAATGAGTGCTGCAAAAAATTTGGATTCTACAGCTGATGTACCACCCTTTAGGACTCCAAAATCTAAAAACTGTGTAGAAGGAAGTGAGTTTTGGGATCCTTATAGTATCTGTTTGGAATTTGGAAAGAGGGATAGTGGTCCATTCAAGCAATTACGTTCAATTGAAGCTAAATCATTCGATCCAAAACGAACTGCAAAGTCTTTGTTTTTACTGCATCGGTTGAA GCTTCTTCTGAGAAAACTAGCTTGTGTCAACATCGAGAACCTCAACCACCAGGAGAAGCTTGCCTTCTGGATCAACATCTACAATTCATGTATGATGAAT GCGTACCTAGAAAAGGGTATACCAGAGAGTCCTGAAATGGTTGTTGCGCTGATGCACAAG GCAACGATAAATGTGGGTGGACACTTGCTAAGTGCAACAACTATAGAACATTGCATTTTAAGACTTCCTTATCACTGGAAATTT ACATTATCGAAGGGAGGGAAAAATCATGAAACTTATGGACTGGAATTGTCAGAACCTCTAGTGACATTTGCTCTATCCTGTGGAACTTGGTCCTCTCCTGCT GTGAGAATTTACAGAGCATCTCAGGTTGAGAACGAACTTGAAATggcaaaaaaagaatatttgcaGGCTGCAGTTGGAATTTCGATATCAAAGTTCCTTATCCCGAAGTTGCTGGATTGGTATTTACTGGACTTTGCAAAAGACTTGGAATCATTGCTGGATTGGATATGCCTCCAACTACCAAGTGATGTGGGGAAAGAAGCCATTAAGTTccttgagaaaagaaaaaccgAGCCCCTCTCACAATATGTACAGATTATGCCATATGAGTTCAATTTTAGATACTTGCTTTGCACATAG
- the LOC114414700 gene encoding uncharacterized protein LOC114414700 isoform X3, with translation MRGSSRGGENNAAKGGKASSKDRKLALQQDVDRLKKKLSREENIHRALERAFNRPLGALPRLPPYLPPYTLGLLAEVAVLEEEIVRLEEQVVHFRQDLYQEAVYMSSSKMKLEQSAGVNNANPTSSPKLGKLKSLSQSMDDTATSETRPTTTLPKDRHGKENQSCTSSSKSSKQSICKGQTTKSPIKKLPIDNKSLQKRRDPPKKQQELRLKDQPIAEVRNLRENPQGDECPNIISENILKCLSNIILRMSAAKNLDSTADVPPFRTPKSKNCVEGSEFWDPYSICLEFGKRDSGPFKQLRSIEAKSFDPKRTAKSLFLLHRLKLLLRKLACVNIENLNHQEKLAFWINIYNSCMMNAYLEKGIPESPEMVVALMHKATINVGGHLLSATTIEHCILRLPYHWKFLNSKQTLSKGGKNHETYGLELSEPLVTFALSCGTWSSPAVRIYRASQVENELEMAKKEYLQAAVGISISKFLIPKLLDWYLLDFAKDLESLLDWICLQLPSDVGKEAIKFLEKRKTEPLSQYVQIMPYEFNFRYLLCT, from the exons ATGCGGGGAAGCTCGCGAGGGGGAGAAAATAATGCTGCTAAGGGTGGAAAAGCATCGAGCAAAGACAGAAAATTGGCTTTGCAACAAGAT GTTGACAGGTTGAAGAAGAAGCTTAGCCGTGAGGAGAACATCCACAGAGCATTAGAGAGAGCTTTCAACAGACCTTTGGGAGCTTTGCCTCGTCTTCCTCCCTATCTCCCTCCTTAT ACACTAGGACTTCTGGCTGAGGTGGCAGTGCTGGAAGAAGAAATTGTTAGGCTTGAAGAGCAGGTTGTGCATTTCAGGCAGGACTTGTACCAGGAAGCTGTCTACATGTCATCCTCTAAGATGAAACTTGAGCAATCTGCAGGTGTGAACAATGCAAACCCAACTAGTAGTCCCAAACTGGGTAAATTGAAGTCCCTATCCCAGTCAATGGATGATACTGCAACATCTGAAACTAGGCCTACAACAACACTTCCAA AGGATAGACATGGAAAAGAGAACCAATCATGTACTAGTTCTTCCAAGAGCAGCAAGCAATCCATATGTAAAGGTCAAACTACAAAATCGCCGATTAAGAAACTTCCCATTGACAATAAATCACTGCAGAAACGTCGGGATCCTCCAAAAAAGCAG CAAGAACTAAGGCTGAAGGACCAGCCAATTGCGGAAGTAAGAAATCTACGTGAAAATCCACAAGGGGATGAATGTCCAAATATAATCTCTGAAAATATTCTTAAGTGTTTATCAAACATTATCTTGAGAATGAGTGCTGCAAAAAATTTGGATTCTACAGCTGATGTACCACCCTTTAGGACTCCAAAATCTAAAAACTGTGTAGAAGGAAGTGAGTTTTGGGATCCTTATAGTATCTGTTTGGAATTTGGAAAGAGGGATAGTGGTCCATTCAAGCAATTACGTTCAATTGAAGCTAAATCATTCGATCCAAAACGAACTGCAAAGTCTTTGTTTTTACTGCATCGGTTGAA GCTTCTTCTGAGAAAACTAGCTTGTGTCAACATCGAGAACCTCAACCACCAGGAGAAGCTTGCCTTCTGGATCAACATCTACAATTCATGTATGATGAAT GCGTACCTAGAAAAGGGTATACCAGAGAGTCCTGAAATGGTTGTTGCGCTGATGCACAAG GCAACGATAAATGTGGGTGGACACTTGCTAAGTGCAACAACTATAGAACATTGCATTTTAAGACTTCCTTATCACTGGAAATTT CTAAATTCTAAACAGACATTATCGAAGGGAGGGAAAAATCATGAAACTTATGGACTGGAATTGTCAGAACCTCTAGTGACATTTGCTCTATCCTGTGGAACTTGGTCCTCTCCTGCT GTGAGAATTTACAGAGCATCTCAGGTTGAGAACGAACTTGAAATggcaaaaaaagaatatttgcaGGCTGCAGTTGGAATTTCGATATCAAAGTTCCTTATCCCGAAGTTGCTGGATTGGTATTTACTGGACTTTGCAAAAGACTTGGAATCATTGCTGGATTGGATATGCCTCCAACTACCAAGTGATGTGGGGAAAGAAGCCATTAAGTTccttgagaaaagaaaaaccgAGCCCCTCTCACAATATGTACAGATTATGCCATATGAGTTCAATTTTAGATACTTGCTTTGCACATAG